A window from Branchiostoma lanceolatum isolate klBraLanc5 chromosome 9, klBraLanc5.hap2, whole genome shotgun sequence encodes these proteins:
- the LOC136442035 gene encoding uncharacterized protein isoform X1, whose product MAESANLQRKIMLERAKVAEQAERYEDMVKCVKELVETGGKLSPEERNLLSVAYKNVVGSRRSALRVAMSICQEAIAPGKIEQAERVQMKIETELKEMCGDVLALLDKFLIPGVDELEAEVFYHKMMAGYYGYLTEILEDSEREDMVTKANESYEKAYDKATTELAPAHPVRLGAALSFSVFHYEIRHDPKEACRVAKEAFDAALELIDGLKDEAYKDSSLIMQLLRDNLTVWTSGEEDQGESAYVVYHCNTKDWTRDDIESKVYRAKVAEQAEQYDTMAKCMKEVGEDRVQTLTLEESNLLSVAYKNVVGSRRSAWRIVTSLDQKKANQGLEESDIGRQAARWLQEKVETEMKEVCGEILALLEDILIPGVDMDGNLEAEVFYLKMKGDYLRYLTEISEGSEKEDLMKKANDSYKKAYEKAPTELGPTHPIRLGVALNFSVFHYEIRNDSKEACRLAKKAFDEAIAKLDYLSEDSYKDSTLIMQLLRENFTLWSSEQEDQGDN is encoded by the exons ATGGCTGAATCAGCAAACTTGCAGAGGAAAATTATGTTGGAGCGGGCCAAG GTGGCGGAACAAGCGGAGAGATACGAAGACATGGTGAAGTGCGTGAAAGAGCTGGTGGAGACGGGCGGGAAACTATCGCCGGAGGAGAGGAACCTGCTGTCCGTGGCCTACAAGAACGTGGTGGGCTCCCGAAGGTCCGCCTTGAGGGTCGCCATGTCGATTTGTCAAGAGGCCATTGCCCCAGGCAAAATTGAGCAAGCGGAGAGGGTACAGATGAAGATTGAGACTGAGTTGAAGGAGATGTGCGGCGACGTCTTGGCGCTCCTTGACAAGTTCCTCATCCCCGGAGTCGACGAACTGGAGGCTGAAGTCTTCTACCACAAGATGATGGCAGGCTACTACGGTTACCTAACGGAAATCCTCGAAGATAGCGAGAGAGAGGATATGGTGACAAAAGCCAACGAGTCCTACGAGAAAGCGTACGATAAGGCTACTACCGAGCTGGCCCCAGCACACCCCGTACGACTGGGGGCGGCGCTGAGTTTTTCAGTGTTCCACTACGAGATCCGACATGACCCCAAAGAAGCGTGTCGGGTGGCGAAGGAGGCGTTTGACGCGGCGTTAGAGTTGATTGACGGCCTCAAAGACGAAGCGTACAAAGACAGCAGCCTGATCATGCAGCTACTCCGGGACAACCTCACGGTTTGGACGAGCGGGGAGGAAGACCAGGGAGAGTCTGCCTACG TTGTGTATCACTGTAACACTAAAGACTGGACAAGGGATGACATTGAATCAAAGGTCTACAGGGCAAAG GTTGCGGAACAAGCGGAGCAGTACGATACAATGGCGAAGTGTATGAAGGAGGTGGGAGAGGATAGAGTCCAAACGCTGACGCTTGAGGAGAGCAACCTGCTGTCCGTGGCCTACAAGAACGTGGTGGGCTCCCGAAGGTCCGCCTGGCGGATCGTCACGTCCTTGGACCAGAAGAAGGCCAACCAGGGGCTGGAGGAGTCGGACATCGGGCGGCAGGCGGCGAGGTGGTTACAGGAGAAGGTGGAGACGGAGATGAAGGAGGTGTGCGGAGAAATCTTGGCGTTGCTCGAAGACATCCTCATCCCCGGGGTCGACATGGACGGCAATCTCGAGGCTGAAGTCTTCTACCTCAAGATGAAGGGAGACTACTTACGCTACCTGACGGAAATCAGCGAAGGCAGCGAGAAAGAAGATTTGATGAAGAAGGCCAACGACTCGTACAAGAAAGCGTACGAGAAGGCTCCTACCGAGCTGGGCCCAACACACCCCATAAGACTGGGGGTGGCGCTGAATTTTTCAGTGTTCCACTACGAGATCCGAAATGACAGCAAAGAAGCGTGCCGGTTGGCGAAGAAGGCGTTTGACGAGGCTATAGCGAAGTTGGATTACCTGTCCGAGGATTCATACAAAGACAGCACCCTGATCATGCAGCTACTCCGGGAGAACTTCACACTCTGGTCGAGCGAGCAAGAAGACCAGGGTGATAACTAG
- the LOC136442035 gene encoding 14-3-3 protein epsilon-like isoform X2 codes for MVKCVKELVETGGKLSPEERNLLSVAYKNVVGSRRSALRVAMSICQEAIAPGKIEQAERVQMKIETELKEMCGDVLALLDKFLIPGVDELEAEVFYHKMMAGYYGYLTEILEDSEREDMVTKANESYEKAYDKATTELAPAHPVRLGAALSFSVFHYEIRHDPKEACRVAKEAFDAALELIDGLKDEAYKDSSLIMQLLRDNLTVWTSGEEDQGESAYVVYHCNTKDWTRDDIESKVYRAKVAEQAEQYDTMAKCMKEVGEDRVQTLTLEESNLLSVAYKNVVGSRRSAWRIVTSLDQKKANQGLEESDIGRQAARWLQEKVETEMKEVCGEILALLEDILIPGVDMDGNLEAEVFYLKMKGDYLRYLTEISEGSEKEDLMKKANDSYKKAYEKAPTELGPTHPIRLGVALNFSVFHYEIRNDSKEACRLAKKAFDEAIAKLDYLSEDSYKDSTLIMQLLRENFTLWSSEQEDQGDN; via the exons ATGGTGAAGTGCGTGAAAGAGCTGGTGGAGACGGGCGGGAAACTATCGCCGGAGGAGAGGAACCTGCTGTCCGTGGCCTACAAGAACGTGGTGGGCTCCCGAAGGTCCGCCTTGAGGGTCGCCATGTCGATTTGTCAAGAGGCCATTGCCCCAGGCAAAATTGAGCAAGCGGAGAGGGTACAGATGAAGATTGAGACTGAGTTGAAGGAGATGTGCGGCGACGTCTTGGCGCTCCTTGACAAGTTCCTCATCCCCGGAGTCGACGAACTGGAGGCTGAAGTCTTCTACCACAAGATGATGGCAGGCTACTACGGTTACCTAACGGAAATCCTCGAAGATAGCGAGAGAGAGGATATGGTGACAAAAGCCAACGAGTCCTACGAGAAAGCGTACGATAAGGCTACTACCGAGCTGGCCCCAGCACACCCCGTACGACTGGGGGCGGCGCTGAGTTTTTCAGTGTTCCACTACGAGATCCGACATGACCCCAAAGAAGCGTGTCGGGTGGCGAAGGAGGCGTTTGACGCGGCGTTAGAGTTGATTGACGGCCTCAAAGACGAAGCGTACAAAGACAGCAGCCTGATCATGCAGCTACTCCGGGACAACCTCACGGTTTGGACGAGCGGGGAGGAAGACCAGGGAGAGTCTGCCTACG TTGTGTATCACTGTAACACTAAAGACTGGACAAGGGATGACATTGAATCAAAGGTCTACAGGGCAAAG GTTGCGGAACAAGCGGAGCAGTACGATACAATGGCGAAGTGTATGAAGGAGGTGGGAGAGGATAGAGTCCAAACGCTGACGCTTGAGGAGAGCAACCTGCTGTCCGTGGCCTACAAGAACGTGGTGGGCTCCCGAAGGTCCGCCTGGCGGATCGTCACGTCCTTGGACCAGAAGAAGGCCAACCAGGGGCTGGAGGAGTCGGACATCGGGCGGCAGGCGGCGAGGTGGTTACAGGAGAAGGTGGAGACGGAGATGAAGGAGGTGTGCGGAGAAATCTTGGCGTTGCTCGAAGACATCCTCATCCCCGGGGTCGACATGGACGGCAATCTCGAGGCTGAAGTCTTCTACCTCAAGATGAAGGGAGACTACTTACGCTACCTGACGGAAATCAGCGAAGGCAGCGAGAAAGAAGATTTGATGAAGAAGGCCAACGACTCGTACAAGAAAGCGTACGAGAAGGCTCCTACCGAGCTGGGCCCAACACACCCCATAAGACTGGGGGTGGCGCTGAATTTTTCAGTGTTCCACTACGAGATCCGAAATGACAGCAAAGAAGCGTGCCGGTTGGCGAAGAAGGCGTTTGACGAGGCTATAGCGAAGTTGGATTACCTGTCCGAGGATTCATACAAAGACAGCACCCTGATCATGCAGCTACTCCGGGAGAACTTCACACTCTGGTCGAGCGAGCAAGAAGACCAGGGTGATAACTAG